A single uncultured Methanolobus sp. DNA region contains:
- a CDS encoding methyl-accepting chemotaxis protein, protein MNLKTKIIVSFLALSIVMIGIFAVQGTKNQEFLIENQKQELALQVEKSINTRLEMQLETVATSLIPVSQNQDVLKLFAERDREGLTALLLPIYEDLSERGVEQFQFHLPDSTSFLRLHNPEKYGDDLSSFRFTVNEANSQMKTISGLEEGKGGYGFRVVTPLVYEGVHIGSVEYGLGFDEHFLSQLQADYPGEYYIYSFPDEESVSWDSASNGLLAATNESDPITVTEEQLSVLSQGESISFTSDDGNYLVVLTPFKDYTGATKGYIKSLVSLAGVMAVAKQASSNILIISVIGLGLSVLISLIIGLFMSNHVHSIVKSIVDEVHHLSDAAVAGELETRADEEKINEEFRDIVVGVNQILDAIISPLNKAADYIYQISEGDIPPRITAEYNGDFNKIKNSLNQCIDSIDALVNDADMLCNAAVEGRLDVRADSSGHNGDYRRIMEGVNDTLDAVINPLNIAADYVDRISKGDMPEKITDSYNGDFNTIKDNLNTCIDAINAMIADANMLADAAVEGKLATRADAAKHSGDYRTIIEGVNNTLDAVIVPLNMAADYVDSIARGDIPEKITDDYNGDFNTIKNNLNQCIDAINALISDANMLSAAAVEGKLSTRADASRHDGDYRVIIEGVNDTLDAVIEPLNMAAEYVESIAHGDIPPQITDEYHGDFNAIKDNLNQCIDAVNSLVADANMLSAAAVEGKLATRADASRHDGDYRAIIDGVNNTLDAVIGPLNMAADYVDNIAHGNIPERITDEYNGDFGAIKDNLNQCIDAINAMINDANMLAEAAVEGRLDTRADETMHQGDFRAIIKGVNNTLDAVIDPLNVAADYVDRISKGDIPEHITDEYRGDFNEIKDDLNKCIDAINSLISDANMLAEAAVEGRLDTRAEDSKHNGDYRAIIKGVNNTLDAVIGPLNVSAEYIDRLSKGDIPEKITDEYYGDFNEIKDNLNQCIDAINALIADANMLSAAAVEGKLSTRADASRHHGDYRVIIEGVNKTLDAVIDPLNVAADYVDRISKGDVPAHITDVYYGDFNVIKDDLNKCIDAINALVSDANMLADAGVNGKLSTRANASMHQGDYRKIIDGVNNCLDAVVGPINETSRVIHAYADGDLNSRVSIDAKGDFKQLNDTLDEFGETLQAIINDSCEVLDSMASNDLTRKVKVKGVGDFVQLTDGVENCRVSLNEVVALVASNAEYISATAQQMSSSSEQLSASAEQLTTTVTEISRGTQVQSQKNEEVSKAMGDMSLTVQEVASNSGKAAENAVQSNNLIQNLGKMSADLKSKMRGIKSAVGDSSNVIYDLDEKSKQIGEIVNLITNIADQTNLLALNAAIEAARAGEHGRGFAVVADEVRKLAEDSGNAAKQIAELISQMQNGTRDAVSSMKRGAEEVDTGAESLELSVSAIGEVVEAGNTIVRMVQEIAATAEEQSASIEQVTSSVEEVSAISEESAAGAEEASASVQEQTASLYELTKAAEGLAEIASQMQSVVSRFRLDKVCASASATTNENSDFDDSPEEYDAFNSYSEDALV, encoded by the coding sequence ATGAATCTTAAAACCAAAATCATTGTTTCCTTTCTTGCACTTTCAATTGTAATGATAGGTATTTTTGCAGTGCAGGGCACTAAAAACCAGGAATTCCTTATAGAGAATCAAAAGCAGGAGCTTGCTTTACAGGTAGAGAAAAGTATTAACACCAGGCTTGAAATGCAACTGGAAACGGTTGCTACTTCTTTAATTCCTGTTTCCCAGAACCAGGATGTACTGAAACTCTTCGCTGAAAGGGACCGGGAAGGACTTACAGCTTTGCTCCTTCCTATATATGAAGATCTTTCAGAAAGAGGTGTGGAGCAATTCCAGTTCCATCTGCCGGACTCTACCTCATTTCTCAGGTTGCACAATCCCGAAAAGTATGGGGATGATCTTTCCTCATTCAGGTTTACAGTGAACGAAGCAAACTCGCAGATGAAGACTATCAGCGGTCTTGAAGAAGGAAAAGGCGGTTACGGTTTCAGGGTTGTAACCCCGCTTGTCTATGAAGGTGTTCATATCGGTTCTGTGGAGTATGGACTGGGTTTTGATGAGCATTTCCTTTCCCAGCTGCAGGCAGACTATCCCGGCGAGTATTACATATACAGTTTTCCTGACGAGGAGAGCGTTTCATGGGATTCGGCCAGTAATGGATTGCTTGCAGCAACAAATGAAAGCGATCCCATCACAGTGACTGAGGAACAGTTGAGTGTACTGAGTCAGGGAGAAAGCATATCTTTCACATCGGATGACGGTAATTATCTGGTGGTACTGACACCTTTCAAGGATTATACAGGTGCAACAAAGGGCTACATAAAATCACTGGTATCTCTTGCCGGTGTCATGGCAGTTGCCAAACAGGCCAGCAGCAATATTCTGATAATATCAGTAATAGGTCTGGGACTATCTGTACTGATAAGTCTGATCATTGGCCTGTTCATGTCAAATCACGTTCACTCTATTGTAAAATCCATAGTTGACGAAGTCCATCATCTTTCGGATGCCGCCGTTGCAGGTGAACTTGAAACCCGCGCCGATGAAGAAAAGATAAATGAAGAGTTCAGGGATATTGTTGTTGGTGTCAACCAGATATTAGATGCCATCATCAGTCCATTGAACAAGGCTGCAGATTATATTTATCAAATTTCGGAAGGCGACATTCCACCTAGAATTACCGCAGAGTATAATGGTGATTTCAATAAGATCAAGAATAGCCTAAATCAGTGTATTGATTCTATAGATGCCCTGGTCAATGATGCCGATATGCTATGTAATGCAGCTGTTGAGGGCAGACTTGATGTTCGTGCAGATTCCTCGGGGCACAATGGTGACTATCGCAGGATTATGGAAGGTGTGAATGATACACTGGATGCAGTTATCAATCCATTGAATATAGCTGCCGACTATGTTGACCGTATATCAAAAGGTGACATGCCTGAGAAGATCACTGATAGCTACAACGGTGACTTCAACACAATAAAAGACAACCTCAATACATGTATAGATGCGATAAATGCTATGATAGCTGATGCAAACATGTTAGCTGATGCGGCTGTTGAAGGTAAGCTTGCTACCCGTGCCGATGCTGCAAAACACAGTGGTGATTATCGTACTATAATAGAGGGTGTTAACAATACTCTTGATGCTGTTATCGTTCCTCTGAATATGGCCGCAGATTATGTTGATTCAATTGCAAGAGGGGATATTCCTGAAAAGATCACCGATGATTACAACGGAGACTTCAACACTATCAAGAACAACCTTAACCAATGTATCGATGCAATTAACGCACTTATTTCAGACGCGAATATGCTTTCTGCCGCTGCTGTTGAAGGTAAACTCAGCACCCGTGCTGATGCTTCCAGACATGATGGAGATTATCGTGTTATCATCGAAGGTGTCAATGATACTCTTGATGCTGTCATTGAGCCTTTGAACATGGCTGCAGAGTATGTTGAAAGTATAGCTCATGGAGATATCCCGCCACAAATAACCGATGAATATCATGGGGATTTCAATGCTATCAAAGATAACCTGAACCAGTGTATTGATGCTGTAAATTCCCTTGTTGCCGATGCCAATATGCTTTCCGCAGCGGCAGTAGAAGGTAAACTTGCTACCCGTGCTGATGCTTCCAGACATGATGGTGATTACCGTGCTATCATAGATGGTGTCAATAATACTCTTGATGCTGTTATCGGTCCTCTGAATATGGCCGCAGACTATGTTGATAATATAGCACATGGAAACATTCCTGAGCGTATCACTGATGAGTACAATGGTGATTTCGGTGCTATCAAGGATAACCTTAACCAGTGTATCGATGCCATCAACGCCATGATAAATGATGCCAACATGCTTGCAGAAGCAGCAGTAGAAGGCAGGCTCGACACACGCGCCGATGAAACCATGCATCAGGGTGATTTCCGTGCCATTATCAAAGGTGTCAATAATACTCTTGATGCTGTAATCGATCCCTTGAATGTGGCCGCGGACTATGTTGACCGTATTTCCAAAGGTGATATTCCGGAGCATATTACTGATGAATATCGCGGCGATTTCAATGAGATCAAGGATGACCTTAACAAGTGCATAGATGCTATCAATTCACTTATCTCCGATGCCAATATGCTTGCAGAAGCAGCTGTGGAAGGCAGACTCGACACGCGCGCCGAAGATTCAAAGCACAATGGTGATTACCGTGCTATCATCAAAGGTGTCAATAACACTCTTGATGCTGTTATTGGTCCTCTTAATGTTTCTGCGGAATACATTGATAGACTATCAAAGGGAGATATCCCTGAAAAGATCACTGATGAGTATTATGGTGACTTCAACGAGATAAAGGACAATCTTAACCAGTGTATTGATGCCATCAACGCACTTATCGCAGATGCTAATATGCTTTCTGCTGCTGCCGTTGAAGGTAAGCTAAGCACCCGTGCCGATGCTTCCCGACACCATGGAGATTATCGTGTTATCATCGAGGGTGTCAACAAGACCCTTGATGCTGTTATCGATCCTCTCAATGTTGCTGCGGACTATGTTGATCGTATTTCCAAAGGTGATGTACCTGCTCATATCACCGATGTGTATTATGGTGACTTTAATGTGATCAAGGATGACCTTAACAAGTGTATCGATGCTATCAACGCTCTGGTTTCTGATGCTAATATGCTTGCAGATGCGGGAGTAAATGGTAAGCTAAGTACCCGTGCAAATGCTTCCATGCACCAGGGTGATTATCGCAAGATAATTGATGGTGTCAATAATTGTCTTGATGCAGTTGTTGGCCCGATCAATGAAACTTCAAGGGTCATTCATGCTTATGCAGATGGTGATCTCAATAGCAGGGTCAGCATTGATGCAAAGGGTGATTTTAAACAGTTAAATGACACACTCGATGAATTTGGAGAAACATTGCAGGCAATCATAAATGATTCATGTGAAGTTCTGGATTCAATGGCTTCCAATGACCTGACAAGAAAAGTAAAGGTAAAGGGAGTTGGTGATTTTGTACAGTTGACCGATGGTGTGGAGAACTGCAGAGTATCCCTGAACGAGGTTGTTGCACTTGTGGCTTCAAATGCTGAGTACATTTCTGCCACAGCACAGCAGATGTCATCATCCAGTGAACAGTTATCGGCCTCTGCGGAACAGCTAACAACAACAGTAACTGAAATATCCAGAGGAACACAGGTCCAATCCCAGAAAAATGAAGAGGTATCAAAGGCAATGGGTGACATGAGCCTGACTGTTCAGGAAGTTGCTTCTAACTCAGGCAAAGCCGCAGAGAATGCAGTACAATCCAATAATCTGATACAGAACCTTGGCAAGATGTCTGCGGACCTCAAATCTAAGATGAGGGGCATTAAGTCTGCTGTTGGAGATTCTTCCAATGTGATCTATGATCTTGATGAAAAATCTAAGCAGATCGGTGAAATTGTAAATCTGATCACAAATATTGCAGACCAGACAAACCTGCTTGCTCTTAATGCTGCCATTGAGGCTGCAAGGGCAGGAGAGCATGGCCGTGGGTTTGCGGTTGTAGCAGATGAAGTAAGAAAACTCGCCGAGGATTCAGGCAATGCTGCCAAGCAGATAGCAGAACTGATCTCCCAGATGCAAAATGGAACCAGGGATGCTGTTTCATCTATGAAGAGAGGTGCTGAGGAAGTGGATACCGGAGCTGAATCTCTTGAACTGTCCGTAAGTGCTATTGGTGAAGTTGTCGAAGCAGGAAACACAATTGTGAGGATGGTTCAGGAAATTGCTGCGACTGCGGAGGAACAGTCTGCTTCCATAGAGCAGGTTACAAGTTCCGTTGAAGAAGTGTCTGCAATCTCAGAAGAGTCCGCAGCCGGGGCAGAAGAGGCTTCCGCTTCTGTTCAGGAACAGACGGCTTCCCTGTATGAACTCACAAAAGCTGCCGAAGGGCTGGCAGAGATCGCTTCGCAGATGCAGTCTGTGGTTTCAAGGTTCCGTTTAGATAAGGTTTGTGCAAGTGCATCAGCAACGACCAATGAGAATTCAGATTTTGATGATTCTCCTGAAGAATATGACGCATTTAACTCATATTCAGAAGATGCACTTGTTTGA
- a CDS encoding tubulin-like doman-containing protein — MSYEKIIPPLQLPTDMTVVGVGGCGKRLTMEICNNDWFLKHYSADGRRLKVYTMDADANEKEGDEVRISQLKDKIIECGAQGNIETKFYYLPSLANISQVPDLASREIAEKVKNKRSEPKVKTWWLNDDSEDGIVFEDLLKIDHLAMDDFGGGVHRRRAISKAIFYKVITEGESSGFPTFSSRGSVAIVVGLGGGTGSGMFIDLARYIRSFKGDSTQLCLFVVLPTTQEGEKEQLNASIALTELEYLNMTERLFNNVIVTSLGPTGYKKGEEARAEVHEFDAMFPNVFTNFFHVETGDINISDVKGSFSSFIFANSHVIEYPIEDLRGLKNQYEEIINSLEMITNSRKELNQQIDSFLENQYSFKETAPTKENFEYIKKEYRNIENVLKHEIGRLLNYKSVDTIEYFIANQIPSEMQIDRISTFDGIVEYLSKVKAGSQSVKSNELTDENDKKLADLIPESIQVLEETALLFRKVSGVSEESARSTLIDMLKGNQNMSSTISNMNVKSKKLKDEIRELEKQVMGKEEESDGAELLKDQVTKKAEQKISDNEKEIEQYININKRVQSLDEKEKDLKMKLEEFISQVKSDEIKARDKSGWLRAANVSAMQQEFKDLSYEIEGSYDGLINLIESIALYYFYDSERKKQEKGGLVSLIKGDKKKKVRKFEAMKKEKEDFIKSNAKHWNIQINSPFEFYIPDDFLNKGLHKKASEIKKQTISSLLGDAGKDSVNYDRVDAIFDQTERSELIASLRDCLTEVYLKKEGYFLKSKSISGDIDAINEEIGEKRSVADMMDHAEELHEKTFSSRRDLNKHYESFYHFMSSINEKTKSKNKTDKSLYRTKVGEINPKILSLIGEMSDLTNLDNDDNGMNELNNLLSEVKATYPSLLENYKLGIHNQMIPISTTEKWTFGKVGLVIGSRSSYISSSVVNSTISTDINAIMSLKSSQDARVITHSHAKPWEVTLTLLAATSFLDNISPLTSGGGYWKMYEQSRNNILHHVLKMQDGEYIVRKKLLDVKYAGELANSERAGQDIVPTIKDLYEIKKLREALE; from the coding sequence ATGAGTTATGAAAAGATAATTCCGCCATTGCAATTGCCAACTGACATGACCGTTGTTGGTGTTGGAGGTTGCGGAAAAAGGCTGACAATGGAGATATGCAACAACGACTGGTTCCTGAAGCACTATTCAGCTGATGGCAGGCGTCTGAAAGTATACACCATGGACGCTGATGCTAATGAAAAAGAAGGTGATGAAGTACGTATTTCCCAGCTTAAAGATAAAATAATCGAATGCGGGGCACAGGGAAATATTGAAACCAAATTCTATTACTTACCATCTCTTGCAAATATCAGCCAGGTTCCTGACCTTGCCAGCAGGGAAATTGCTGAGAAGGTCAAGAACAAGAGATCCGAACCAAAAGTTAAGACCTGGTGGCTCAATGATGATTCGGAAGACGGAATTGTTTTTGAGGATCTGCTGAAGATAGACCATCTTGCAATGGATGACTTTGGCGGCGGAGTCCACCGCAGGAGAGCTATTTCCAAGGCAATATTCTACAAGGTCATAACTGAGGGTGAATCCAGCGGATTCCCTACTTTCTCAAGCAGAGGAAGCGTGGCTATCGTTGTAGGTCTTGGAGGCGGCACAGGCTCCGGTATGTTCATTGACCTTGCACGTTACATACGCTCATTCAAGGGCGATTCTACCCAATTGTGTCTCTTTGTAGTCCTCCCCACAACCCAGGAAGGAGAAAAAGAGCAGTTGAACGCTTCAATAGCCCTCACTGAGCTTGAATATCTCAATATGACAGAGAGGCTGTTCAACAATGTGATCGTCACATCTCTTGGTCCCACCGGATACAAAAAGGGAGAAGAAGCCCGTGCAGAGGTCCATGAGTTCGATGCAATGTTCCCAAATGTGTTCACCAATTTCTTCCACGTTGAAACAGGTGACATTAATATCAGCGACGTAAAAGGTTCATTTTCGTCATTCATTTTTGCAAATTCCCATGTTATCGAATATCCTATTGAAGATCTGCGTGGACTTAAGAACCAGTATGAAGAGATCATCAATTCCCTGGAGATGATAACAAATTCCAGGAAAGAACTGAACCAGCAGATCGATTCATTCTTAGAGAACCAGTATTCTTTCAAGGAAACTGCTCCAACTAAAGAGAACTTCGAGTACATCAAAAAGGAATACAGGAATATCGAGAATGTCCTGAAACATGAAATTGGTCGTCTTCTTAATTATAAGAGTGTGGACACCATCGAGTATTTCATAGCAAACCAGATCCCGTCTGAAATGCAGATCGACAGGATAAGTACTTTTGATGGAATAGTCGAATATCTGTCAAAGGTCAAGGCAGGTTCGCAGAGTGTCAAATCAAATGAACTTACCGACGAGAATGATAAGAAACTGGCAGATCTTATACCTGAAAGCATTCAGGTTCTGGAAGAAACAGCTCTCCTTTTCAGGAAAGTCTCCGGTGTTTCTGAAGAGTCCGCAAGGTCAACTCTTATTGACATGCTCAAGGGTAACCAGAACATGTCTTCCACCATCAGTAACATGAATGTCAAGTCCAAGAAACTCAAGGATGAGATAAGGGAGCTTGAGAAACAGGTAATGGGGAAGGAAGAAGAATCCGACGGTGCGGAACTGCTTAAGGACCAGGTTACTAAAAAGGCAGAGCAAAAGATCTCTGACAATGAGAAAGAGATCGAGCAGTATATTAATATCAACAAGAGAGTCCAGTCTCTGGATGAAAAGGAAAAAGACCTGAAAATGAAACTTGAGGAATTCATTTCTCAGGTAAAGAGTGATGAGATCAAGGCCAGGGATAAAAGCGGATGGCTCAGGGCTGCTAATGTTTCTGCAATGCAGCAGGAGTTCAAAGACCTCTCTTATGAGATCGAAGGCAGTTACGATGGCCTGATAAACCTGATCGAATCCATTGCACTCTATTATTTCTATGATTCCGAAAGGAAGAAACAGGAAAAGGGTGGTCTTGTCAGTCTTATAAAGGGTGACAAGAAGAAGAAGGTCAGAAAGTTCGAGGCAATGAAAAAGGAAAAAGAGGATTTCATCAAATCCAATGCCAAACACTGGAACATTCAGATCAACAGTCCTTTTGAGTTCTACATTCCAGATGATTTCCTGAACAAGGGTCTGCACAAAAAGGCTTCCGAGATCAAGAAACAGACCATCTCTTCATTATTGGGTGATGCCGGAAAGGACTCGGTCAATTATGACAGAGTAGATGCTATCTTTGACCAGACAGAAAGGAGCGAGCTTATAGCTTCTTTAAGGGATTGCCTGACAGAAGTATATCTTAAAAAGGAAGGATACTTCCTCAAATCAAAATCCATATCCGGAGATATTGATGCTATAAATGAAGAGATCGGTGAAAAGCGTTCTGTTGCAGATATGATGGACCATGCTGAGGAGCTCCATGAAAAGACATTCAGTTCCAGAAGGGATCTCAACAAGCATTATGAGTCTTTCTACCATTTCATGTCTTCTATCAATGAAAAGACAAAATCCAAGAATAAGACTGATAAGAGTCTTTACAGGACAAAGGTTGGAGAAATAAATCCGAAGATACTGTCACTTATTGGAGAAATGTCAGACCTCACAAATCTTGACAACGATGACAACGGAATGAATGAGCTTAACAACCTGCTTTCCGAGGTGAAAGCTACATATCCTTCTTTGCTTGAGAACTATAAACTGGGAATCCATAACCAGATGATACCCATAAGCACCACTGAGAAATGGACTTTCGGAAAAGTGGGACTTGTGATAGGTTCACGTTCCTCATACATTTCATCATCAGTTGTGAACAGCACGATATCCACTGATATCAATGCCATAATGTCTCTGAAGAGTTCTCAGGATGCGCGTGTTATTACACATTCCCACGCAAAACCCTGGGAAGTGACCCTGACTCTGCTTGCAGCTACAAGTTTCCTTGATAACATTTCCCCGCTGACATCAGGTGGAGGTTACTGGAAGATGTACGAGCAGAGCCGCAACAATATCCTGCATCATGTGCTGAAAATGCAGGATGGTGAGTATATTGTCAGGAAGAAGTTGCTTGATGTGAAATATGCGGGTGAACTGGCAAACTCAGAGAGAGCCGGTCAGGACATTGTACCGACAATCAAGGATCTTTACGAGATCAAAAAACTTCGTGAAGCTCTGGAATAA